The Aneurinibacillus migulanus genome contains the following window.
AAATACTGTACGAATTGCGTGAGCATTCGGCGGGGCTGAATTGTGGAAGATGGGACTACATATTCAGCTACATTAAGAAGTTTCGTAATCAGCCGCATATCATCCTACCTGATCGCGCAAACGTTACGATGACAGTACCATTTATGAGCGCGTATACACAATTAACAGTTCAAACGTGCCATCGTCGAAACGCACCAGCTATTGGTGGTATGGCCGCTCAAATTCCAATCAAAGGCGACCCGGTAGCAAACGAAGAGGCGTTTAACAAGGTTCGTGCGGATAAGGAACGAGAGGCAAGAAACGGGCATGACGGAACATGGGTAGCCCATCCGGGGTTAGTGCCTGTAGCTTTGGAAGTATTCAATCATGTTATGCCTACACCGAATCAAATCGATAATAAACGAGAGGATGTACAGGTGAGCGCAGAGGATCTTCTTGCGGTACCGGAAGGATCCATTACGGAAGAGGGCCTCCGTACGAATATCAGTGTAGGAATTCAATATATCGAAGCTTGGCTTCGCGGCTATGGTGCCGTTCCGATTTTTAATCTTATGGAAGATGCAGCTACAGCAGAAATTTCCCGGGCACAGGTTTGGCAGTGGATTCGTCATCCTAAAGGGATGCTTGATGACGGACGCAAGGTTACAGAGCAGCTGTTCCAGCAACTGCTAGGGGAAGAATTAGAAACGATCAAAGAAGCGATTGGGGAAGAACGGTATCATTCCGGTAAGTACCAGTTGGCGAGTGAGTTGTTCTCTCAGCTTATCCTTGATGATGAGTTTGAAAACTTCTTAACTCTTCCTGGATACAAATATATTCATTAATTTTGAAAGGGTGGATGAGATATGGTAGAACATTATGCAACACAATTAGAGGAAAGCTGGAAAGACAGTCGTTGGAAAGGTATTGAGAGACCATATTCGGCTGAAGATGTTATTCGTCTCCGCGGTTCTGTTCAAATTGAACATACATTAGCCCGCATGGGAGCGGAACGTCTTTGGAATCTTGTAAATACAGAAGACTATATTAATGCTTTAGGTGCTCTAACAGGCAATCAAGCCGTACAACAAGTCAAAGCAGGATTAAAGGCGATTTACTTAAGCGGTTGGCAGGTTGCAGCTGATGCAAACCTTTCTGGTAATATGTATCCTGACCAAAGTTTGTATCCGGCAAACAGCGTACCAAGTGTTGTCAAACGTATTAACCAGGCTCTGCAGCGTGCAGATCAAATCTATCATGCAGAAGGAAAAAATGATATTAATTGGTTTGCCCCTATCGTTGCGGATATGGAGGCT
Protein-coding sequences here:
- the aceB gene encoding malate synthase A; this translates as MNTKTYPVGVQILGNVPEGYEEILTPGALEFVATLQRKFNKTRISLLQRREERQKEIDAGKMPDFLPETEHIRNGVWTIAPLPPDLQDRRVEITGPAGDRKMVINALNSGAKMFMADFEDANSPTWSNTIEGQINLRDAIRGSIQFVNPDGKQYSLKENTATLIVRPRGWHLEEKNVLIDGEPVSGSLFDFGLYFYHNADTLLENGTGPYFYLPKLESHLEARLWNEVFVLAQNELGISQGTIKATVLIETILATFEMNEILYELREHSAGLNCGRWDYIFSYIKKFRNQPHIILPDRANVTMTVPFMSAYTQLTVQTCHRRNAPAIGGMAAQIPIKGDPVANEEAFNKVRADKEREARNGHDGTWVAHPGLVPVALEVFNHVMPTPNQIDNKREDVQVSAEDLLAVPEGSITEEGLRTNISVGIQYIEAWLRGYGAVPIFNLMEDAATAEISRAQVWQWIRHPKGMLDDGRKVTEQLFQQLLGEELETIKEAIGEERYHSGKYQLASELFSQLILDDEFENFLTLPGYKYIH